One segment of Radiobacillus kanasensis DNA contains the following:
- a CDS encoding S1 family peptidase, whose protein sequence is MQARGDEMKEQDHDVIDKDLHEDLSDEEMLEILEEEKKRGKETPSKGPASKSPTLKWAIWLIAIAMFIQVIAIIPKAFPVAAFDFLSTSARLMTNPEIDQYQEAVVVVEAGESRGTGFSFTKDGLVLTNYHVIDETLEEQIYVAYPEEGLKDATVVAEYPEIDLAVLQVESKESLPYLPLAEQKNHKNQEHIYFIGNPLRFEGIANEGEVIGYTSLDDWDQDVLMLDAPVYHGNSGSPVINKDGKVIAVIFATLDHQEHGRVGLAVPIDLFHEVYKN, encoded by the coding sequence ATGCAAGCTCGAGGTGACGAGATGAAGGAACAAGATCACGATGTGATTGATAAAGACTTACATGAAGATTTAAGCGATGAAGAAATGCTTGAAATATTAGAAGAAGAAAAAAAGCGTGGGAAAGAGACTCCATCAAAAGGGCCGGCATCGAAAAGTCCTACCCTAAAATGGGCGATTTGGCTTATTGCAATTGCTATGTTTATCCAAGTCATTGCGATCATTCCGAAAGCATTTCCTGTCGCAGCTTTTGATTTTCTTTCTACTTCTGCTCGGCTTATGACCAATCCGGAAATTGACCAATACCAGGAGGCAGTTGTTGTCGTGGAGGCAGGAGAGTCAAGAGGAACCGGATTCTCTTTCACAAAAGATGGGCTTGTTTTAACGAATTATCATGTCATTGACGAAACGCTAGAAGAACAAATTTACGTTGCCTATCCGGAAGAAGGACTAAAAGATGCAACTGTAGTGGCAGAATACCCCGAGATTGATTTAGCCGTTCTTCAAGTAGAATCAAAAGAGTCGTTGCCTTATCTTCCCTTAGCGGAACAAAAGAATCATAAAAATCAAGAGCATATATACTTTATTGGAAATCCACTGCGTTTTGAAGGAATTGCCAATGAAGGAGAAGTAATTGGCTATACGTCTTTAGATGACTGGGATCAAGATGTCCTTATGCTAGATGCTCCGGTCTATCATGGGAACAGTGGTAGTCCTGTTATAAACAAAGACGGCAAAGTCATTGCCGTGATCTTTGCCACACTTGATCACCAGGAGCATGGCAGAGTAGGGTTGGCAGTTCCTATCGATTTGTTTCATGAAGTTTATAAGAATTAG
- the sigI gene encoding RNA polymerase sigma factor SigI has product MTNRFRKTSNDSLASQVHLVQQGDTELQNQLIDAYKPFIAKAVSEVCKRYIDPTIDDEFSIGLSAFNEAMLAYSSDKGSAFLSFAKLVIKRKVIDYIRHDQTRLVAASLDETYDEEQMDNPLEISAAKAIHQEEIDQWHRREELLELELKLREYKISFKELTVISPKHQDARESAIEVARLLYEDSELREYVYKKRKIPIKSLVDRVKVSKKTLERNRKYILAIFIILSEDFLYLRDYLKGVGQ; this is encoded by the coding sequence ATTACGAACCGGTTCCGAAAAACTAGCAATGATTCCCTAGCTAGCCAGGTTCATCTTGTCCAGCAAGGTGATACAGAGCTTCAAAATCAGCTGATTGATGCTTATAAGCCATTTATTGCTAAAGCCGTCTCGGAAGTTTGTAAACGATATATAGATCCTACAATAGACGATGAGTTTAGCATCGGTTTATCTGCGTTTAATGAGGCAATGCTCGCCTATTCCTCTGATAAGGGAAGCGCTTTTCTTTCCTTTGCTAAATTAGTCATCAAACGAAAAGTGATAGACTACATTAGGCACGACCAAACTAGACTAGTGGCTGCATCTTTGGATGAAACCTATGATGAAGAGCAGATGGATAATCCATTAGAGATTAGCGCAGCGAAAGCCATTCATCAGGAGGAAATCGATCAATGGCATAGAAGAGAGGAATTACTGGAGTTAGAGCTTAAGTTAAGAGAGTACAAAATTTCCTTTAAAGAATTAACGGTTATTTCACCGAAACACCAAGATGCTCGAGAATCTGCTATTGAAGTTGCTAGACTTTTGTATGAGGATTCTGAGTTAAGGGAGTATGTTTATAAGAAAAGGAAGATTCCAATTAAGTCCCTTGTAGATCGAGTAAAAGTAAGTAAAAAAACGCTAGAGCGAAATAGAAAGTACATTCTAGCCATTTTCATCATATTAAGCGAGGATTTTCTTTATCTCCGTGACTATTTGAAGGGGGTGGGGCAGTGA